One Nostocoides sp. HKS02 genomic window carries:
- a CDS encoding dolichyl-phosphate-mannose--protein mannosyltransferase: protein MTRAEQLRSRLLGFRPTDTLWGWLGPLFFAAVGGLMRFWALGRPHQLVFDETYYVKQGVSMLDYGVEMRVPDSLKKPDELFTAGTPDVFGSEGDLVVHPPVGKWIIAIGEHLFGQTSSFGWRFSVCALGTLSILMIGRAARRMFGSSLLGTLAAFLVAFEGHHFVQSRTGLLDLIVMFWALAAFCALLIDRDRSRALLAERVAAMSPRELARGTGPSLGARPWRWVAGVCLGLCTGTKWSGLFFLVAFGLMTVLWDVGARRAAGVRHWFWGAVLRDGLWAALVMCGTALVTYLGSWTGWFVSSAGYDRQWGATHRSASTAWIPDALRSLWQYHVEIYRFHVNLHDNHPYKTNPWSWIIQGRPTSFFYEGPKAGADGCTVAQCSKAITSIGTVSIWWLGAAAIVVLAYWWLLRRDWRAGAILAGLAGGYLPWFALEERTIYSFYTVAFEPWVIFAVVFVLGLALGPATASRRRREIGLYAVGAYCLLTLALFAFFWPIYTAQVIPQSQWSARMWFPSWI, encoded by the coding sequence ATGACTCGCGCCGAGCAGCTGCGCTCCCGCCTGCTCGGGTTCCGGCCAACAGACACGCTGTGGGGGTGGTTGGGCCCTCTCTTCTTCGCCGCAGTGGGCGGGTTGATGCGGTTCTGGGCCCTCGGACGGCCGCACCAGCTCGTCTTCGACGAGACGTACTACGTCAAGCAGGGCGTCTCGATGCTGGACTACGGCGTCGAGATGCGGGTGCCCGACTCGCTCAAGAAGCCTGACGAGCTGTTCACCGCCGGCACGCCCGACGTGTTCGGCAGCGAAGGCGACCTCGTCGTGCACCCCCCGGTGGGCAAGTGGATCATCGCCATCGGCGAACACCTCTTCGGCCAGACGTCCTCGTTCGGGTGGCGGTTCTCGGTCTGCGCGCTCGGCACGCTCTCGATCCTCATGATCGGGCGCGCTGCCCGCCGGATGTTCGGGTCGTCGCTGCTGGGCACGCTGGCCGCGTTCCTCGTGGCGTTCGAAGGTCACCACTTCGTCCAGTCCCGCACCGGCCTGCTCGACCTCATCGTGATGTTCTGGGCGCTCGCCGCGTTCTGCGCGCTGCTGATCGACCGCGACCGGTCGCGGGCATTGCTGGCCGAGCGGGTGGCGGCGATGTCGCCGCGCGAGCTCGCCCGCGGCACCGGCCCCAGCCTGGGCGCGCGTCCCTGGCGCTGGGTGGCCGGCGTCTGCCTCGGACTGTGCACGGGCACGAAGTGGTCCGGCCTGTTCTTCCTCGTGGCGTTCGGCCTGATGACCGTGCTGTGGGACGTGGGGGCCCGTCGGGCGGCCGGCGTGCGGCACTGGTTCTGGGGCGCGGTCCTGCGTGACGGGTTGTGGGCCGCGCTCGTGATGTGCGGCACCGCCCTGGTCACCTACCTCGGCTCGTGGACGGGCTGGTTCGTCTCCAGCGCCGGGTACGACCGCCAGTGGGGAGCCACCCACCGCTCGGCGTCCACCGCGTGGATCCCCGATGCACTGCGGTCCCTGTGGCAGTACCACGTCGAGATCTACCGCTTTCACGTCAACCTCCACGACAACCACCCGTACAAGACCAACCCCTGGTCCTGGATCATCCAGGGCCGCCCTACGTCCTTCTTCTACGAGGGGCCCAAGGCCGGCGCCGACGGGTGCACCGTGGCGCAGTGCTCCAAGGCGATCACCTCGATCGGCACCGTGTCGATCTGGTGGCTGGGCGCGGCGGCGATCGTCGTCCTCGCCTACTGGTGGCTGTTGCGCCGCGACTGGCGAGCCGGAGCGATCCTGGCGGGCCTCGCGGGTGGCTACCTTCCGTGGTTCGCGCTCGAGGAGCGCACGATCTACTCCTTCTACACCGTGGCGTTCGAGCCCTGGGTGATCTTCGCGGTGGTGTTCGTGCTGGGTCTGGCGCTCGGCCCCGCGACCGCCTCGCGGCGGCGGCGCGAGATCGGCCTGTATGCCGTCGGCGCCTACTGCCTGCTCACGCTGGCCCTCTTCGCGTTCTTCTGGCCGATCTACACCGCTCAGGTGATCCCGCAGTCGCAGTGGTCGGCTCGGATGTGGTTCCCCAGCTGGATCTAG
- the rsmI gene encoding 16S rRNA (cytidine(1402)-2'-O)-methyltransferase, which translates to MTPPAGVLVLAATPIGDPRDAAPRLAHELATADVVAAEDTRRLRRLCADLGVTPSGAVVSYHEHNEAARTPELVERLTAGDRVLVVTDAGMPSVSDPGYRLVDAAVAAGVRVTCVPGPSAVLMALAVSGLPVDRFCFEGFLPRKPGERARVLAGLADERRTMVFFEAPHRIDLSLAAMAEAFGADRPAAVCRELTKTYEEVRRGGVAELAAWAAEGVRGEITVVVGGARAQVVSLEDAVPLVRERVAAGERLKDVCADLAASTGLSKTALYNAALPPRLTAARTRDP; encoded by the coding sequence GTGACCCCACCTGCCGGCGTGCTCGTCCTCGCGGCCACCCCGATCGGCGACCCTCGCGACGCCGCGCCGCGGCTCGCCCACGAGCTCGCGACCGCTGACGTGGTCGCGGCCGAGGACACCCGTCGCCTGCGCCGGCTCTGCGCGGACCTCGGCGTGACCCCTTCCGGCGCCGTCGTGAGCTACCACGAGCACAACGAGGCCGCGCGCACCCCCGAGCTGGTCGAGCGCCTGACGGCCGGCGATCGCGTCCTCGTCGTCACCGATGCCGGTATGCCGTCGGTGTCCGACCCGGGGTACCGCCTCGTCGACGCGGCGGTCGCGGCGGGCGTCCGGGTGACCTGCGTGCCCGGCCCGAGCGCTGTACTCATGGCGCTCGCCGTGTCGGGGCTGCCCGTCGACCGCTTCTGTTTCGAGGGCTTCCTGCCGCGCAAGCCGGGAGAGCGCGCCCGCGTGCTGGCCGGCCTCGCGGACGAGCGGCGCACGATGGTGTTCTTCGAGGCACCTCACCGCATCGACCTGAGCCTGGCCGCGATGGCCGAGGCGTTCGGCGCTGACCGCCCCGCCGCTGTATGCCGCGAGCTCACCAAGACCTACGAGGAGGTGCGGCGCGGCGGGGTGGCCGAGCTGGCGGCATGGGCCGCCGAGGGGGTGCGCGGTGAGATCACCGTGGTCGTCGGGGGAGCCCGTGCCCAGGTGGTCAGCCTCGAGGATGCCGTGCCGCTGGTCCGGGAACGCGTCGCCGCCGGGGAGCGGCTCAAGGACGTGTGCGCCGACCTGGCGGCCAGCACCGGGTTGTCGAAGACGGCGCTCTACAACGCGGCACTTCCGCCGCGGCTCACCGCAGCCAGGACACGTGACCCTTGA
- a CDS encoding resuscitation-promoting factor → MPGEHDLWSTVITLPVRRIAQGAVVTTLVAGALAVSQFDKSVVLSVDGKASTVHAFGSTVGDILSAQKISVHEHDVVVPGPASPVTDGEKIVVRYGRKLTVTIDGKTREYWTTATTVAAALQELGIRADSARLSASRSEPLGRQGLTLSVTTPKDVTVRVDGKNLSQTSTGATVSDVLTELGVTLGSADRVKPALTTAVTEGLKIAVQRVTSTQVKVTEAIPAPVTTQKDSSLPVGQSKTLKAGSDGAKLVTYKITKVDGKVETKSILDSQVTQQPVGRVVAVGTQVAPAAPAPSAGNTSGAGLNLSNAAMWDRIAQCESGGNWHINSGNGYYGGLQFDSGSWLANGGADFAPRADLASREQQITVANRYYAKAGLGPWGCAHAA, encoded by the coding sequence ATGCCCGGGGAGCACGACCTCTGGAGCACCGTGATCACCCTTCCCGTTCGGCGCATCGCCCAAGGCGCGGTCGTGACGACCCTTGTCGCAGGCGCCCTCGCCGTCTCACAGTTCGACAAGTCCGTCGTCCTCTCCGTTGATGGCAAGGCCTCCACGGTCCACGCCTTCGGTAGCACGGTGGGCGACATCCTCAGCGCGCAGAAGATCTCCGTGCACGAGCACGACGTGGTCGTTCCCGGCCCCGCCAGCCCGGTGACCGACGGCGAGAAGATCGTCGTCCGGTACGGCCGCAAGCTGACCGTCACGATCGACGGGAAGACCCGCGAGTACTGGACGACCGCCACGACGGTCGCCGCCGCCCTGCAGGAGCTGGGCATCCGCGCCGACTCGGCGCGCCTCTCCGCCTCGCGTTCCGAGCCCCTCGGCCGCCAGGGGCTGACCCTGTCCGTCACCACGCCCAAGGACGTCACCGTCCGGGTGGATGGCAAGAACCTCTCCCAGACCTCGACCGGCGCGACCGTGTCCGACGTCCTCACCGAGCTCGGTGTCACCCTCGGCTCCGCCGACCGCGTGAAGCCGGCGCTGACCACCGCCGTCACCGAGGGTCTCAAGATCGCCGTGCAGCGCGTCACGTCGACCCAGGTGAAGGTCACCGAGGCGATTCCCGCCCCCGTGACCACCCAGAAGGACTCGAGCCTGCCCGTCGGCCAGTCCAAGACCCTCAAGGCCGGCTCCGACGGCGCCAAGCTCGTGACCTACAAGATCACCAAGGTCGACGGCAAGGTCGAGACCAAGAGCATCCTCGACAGCCAGGTCACCCAGCAGCCCGTCGGCCGCGTGGTCGCGGTCGGCACCCAGGTTGCCCCGGCCGCTCCGGCCCCGTCTGCCGGGAACACCTCCGGCGCCGGGCTGAACCTCTCGAACGCGGCGATGTGGGACCGCATCGCCCAGTGCGAGTCCGGTGGCAACTGGCACATCAACTCCGGCAACGGCTACTACGGCGGCCTGCAGTTCGACTCCGGCTCCTGGCTGGCCAACGGCGGCGCCGACTTCGCACCGCGCGCCGACCTGGCCTCTCGGGAGCAGCAGATCACGGTGGCGAACCGCTACTACGCCAAGGCCGGACTCGGCCCCTGGGGTTGTGCGCACGCGGCCTGA
- a CDS encoding TatD family hydrolase: MAKADPGTGGHGRVPTAPDPLPIAVVDNHTHLDIARDGEPAVDVAAAVAQAKAVGVDRLVQIGCDLPGARFTVDMVERHPAMLGGVALHPNEAPRLAETGQLDAAYAEIEELAAHPRVRVIGETGLDYYRTGPDGVGVQQDSFRWHIDLAKRTGKALQIHDRDAHEDVLRILEEEGAPEKTVLHCFSGDVGMARTCVDRGYYLSFAGTVTFKNARGLRDALSVTPLERVLVETDAPYLTPAPWRGATNAPYLVPLTVRSMAGVLGVAVPTLCQAISANSEAVYGPW; this comes from the coding sequence ATGGCGAAGGCTGACCCGGGCACGGGCGGTCACGGTCGGGTCCCGACCGCCCCCGACCCGCTCCCCATCGCGGTGGTCGACAACCACACTCACCTCGACATCGCCCGGGACGGCGAACCCGCCGTCGACGTGGCTGCCGCCGTAGCGCAGGCCAAGGCGGTCGGCGTCGACCGGCTGGTCCAGATCGGGTGCGACCTGCCTGGGGCACGGTTCACCGTCGACATGGTCGAGCGTCATCCGGCGATGCTCGGCGGGGTGGCTCTGCACCCGAACGAAGCGCCCCGGCTGGCCGAGACGGGCCAGCTCGACGCGGCATACGCGGAGATCGAGGAACTGGCCGCGCACCCGAGGGTGCGAGTCATCGGTGAGACCGGGCTCGACTACTACCGCACCGGCCCCGATGGTGTTGGGGTGCAACAGGATTCGTTCCGGTGGCACATCGACCTGGCCAAGCGCACCGGCAAGGCGCTGCAGATCCACGACCGCGACGCGCACGAGGACGTGCTGCGCATCCTCGAGGAGGAAGGCGCCCCGGAGAAGACGGTCCTGCACTGCTTCTCCGGCGACGTGGGTATGGCCCGCACGTGCGTCGACCGGGGCTACTACCTGTCGTTCGCCGGGACCGTGACCTTCAAGAACGCCCGGGGCCTGCGCGATGCGCTCTCGGTGACCCCGCTGGAGCGTGTCCTGGTCGAGACCGACGCGCCGTACCTCACCCCGGCGCCGTGGCGCGGAGCGACCAACGCGCCCTACCTCGTGCCGCTCACCGTGCGCTCCATGGCGGGCGTGCTGGGGGTCGCCGTGCCGACCCTCTGCCAAGCCATCAGTGCCAACTCCGAGGCCGTCTACGGCCCCTGGTGA
- a CDS encoding sensor histidine kinase yields the protein MTFYDDDLEAVDGIVSFLLEGLLRDEGVVVVATADHRAAVDEALLRLGADPGRAKLAGRYLSVDAAETLAAFMVHGAPHPEKFAASVGGLITDAAKDGGQVRVFGEMVALLWADHQVTAALELESLWNSLADHHEFSLLCAYPTSALNEAGLSEVSQVCDLHSRLLPPTRYDSAPRRDSGAAGWQRTEVFVPVPEAVGAVRRLVTQALEEWGEDLIVYDAALAISEMATNAVTHARSPFRVFLHRSPEVVIVAVKDARVGSPSRPHRRQPGPERTRADDRRSRRRSLGLRHPGERQGRLGGVRGVPGAGFPRPHLAVGAAQNVAVAQNTP from the coding sequence GTGACTTTTTACGATGACGACCTCGAGGCCGTCGACGGCATCGTGTCGTTCCTCCTCGAAGGGCTCCTGCGCGACGAGGGAGTCGTCGTGGTGGCCACGGCCGACCACCGCGCGGCGGTCGACGAGGCGCTGCTGAGGCTGGGCGCCGACCCGGGTCGTGCCAAGCTCGCCGGTCGGTACCTCAGCGTCGACGCCGCCGAGACCCTCGCGGCGTTCATGGTCCACGGAGCGCCCCATCCCGAGAAGTTCGCCGCGAGCGTCGGCGGCCTGATCACCGACGCCGCGAAGGACGGCGGCCAGGTACGCGTCTTCGGCGAGATGGTCGCGCTGTTGTGGGCTGACCACCAGGTCACAGCGGCCCTCGAGCTGGAATCCCTGTGGAACAGCCTTGCCGACCATCACGAGTTCTCCCTGCTCTGCGCCTATCCGACCAGTGCGCTGAACGAGGCTGGTCTGAGCGAGGTCAGCCAGGTCTGCGACCTGCACTCGCGGCTGCTCCCGCCGACCCGGTACGACTCGGCGCCGCGCCGTGACTCCGGCGCGGCGGGCTGGCAGCGCACGGAGGTCTTCGTCCCGGTGCCGGAGGCTGTTGGTGCCGTGCGGCGGCTCGTCACCCAGGCGCTCGAGGAGTGGGGCGAGGACCTGATCGTGTACGACGCGGCACTGGCCATCTCCGAGATGGCGACCAATGCCGTCACCCATGCGCGGTCTCCGTTCCGCGTGTTCCTGCACCGCTCCCCCGAGGTCGTCATCGTCGCCGTCAAGGACGCGAGGGTGGGCTCCCCCTCGCGCCCACACCGCCGACAGCCAGGACCCGAGCGGACGAGGGCTGACGATCGTCGAAGCCGTCGCCGATCGCTGGGGTTGCGACACCCTGGAGAACGGCAAGGTCGTCTGGGCGGAGTTCGTGGTGTCCCCGGCGCTGGCTTCCCGCGGCCACACCTTGCGGTCGGCGCAGCTCAGAACGTCGCCGTAGCCCAGAACACGCCGTAG
- a CDS encoding CPBP family intramembrane glutamic endopeptidase, producing the protein MSAAVIPAPPTRRQLLTETALVLGVSLGASAVWSLLSLVNKLTQHVALNRQTTAMNSSVTPDRPWLDLTYQLVGMLIALVPVALALHLLTRDRADARYAIGFDLRAPGRDLWRGLALAAAVGLPGLGLYAAARGLGLNTTVAAANLSDTWWTVPVLVLSAAQNAVLEEVVMVGYLFTRWRRAGWSVLAVVVVSAMIRGSYHLYQGFGGFVGNLVMGLLFGWVYTRTRRVGPLVVAHTVLDVVAFVGYALLKGHVSWLR; encoded by the coding sequence GTGAGCGCCGCCGTCATCCCCGCCCCGCCGACGCGCCGACAGCTGCTCACCGAGACGGCACTCGTCCTCGGCGTGAGCCTGGGCGCCTCGGCGGTGTGGTCGCTGCTCTCGCTGGTCAACAAGCTCACCCAGCACGTTGCCCTCAACCGCCAGACGACGGCGATGAACAGCTCCGTGACGCCGGACCGGCCATGGCTGGACCTCACCTACCAGCTCGTGGGCATGCTCATCGCGTTGGTGCCCGTCGCGCTCGCCCTGCACCTGCTCACCCGCGACCGCGCAGACGCCCGGTACGCCATCGGCTTCGACCTGCGCGCGCCCGGCAGGGACCTGTGGCGGGGCCTCGCCCTCGCCGCCGCGGTGGGCCTGCCCGGCCTGGGGCTGTATGCCGCCGCGCGCGGCCTGGGCCTCAACACCACCGTCGCGGCGGCGAACCTCTCAGACACCTGGTGGACGGTGCCGGTGCTCGTCCTCTCCGCCGCGCAGAACGCGGTGCTCGAGGAGGTCGTCATGGTCGGCTACCTGTTCACCCGCTGGCGTCGAGCCGGTTGGTCTGTCCTTGCCGTCGTGGTCGTCTCGGCCATGATCCGCGGCTCATACCACCTGTACCAGGGCTTCGGCGGCTTCGTCGGCAACCTCGTGATGGGCTTGCTGTTCGGCTGGGTCTACACCCGGACCCGGCGGGTCGGGCCGCTGGTCGTCGCGCACACGGTGCTCGACGTGGTCGCCTTCGTCGGCTACGCCCTGCTCAAGGGTCACGTGTCCTGGCTGCGGTGA
- the metG gene encoding methionine--tRNA ligase: MTKVLSAVAWPYANGPRHLGHVAGFAVPSDVFSRYMRMAGHDVLMVSGSDEHGTPILVLADKEGVTARELVDKNHAIIAGELADLGCSYDLYTRTTTANHYAVAQELFTQVWKNGYMVERTTKGAISPSTGRTLPDRYIEGTCPICGYPEARGDQCDNCGNQLEPEDLKNPRSKINGETPEFIETQHFFLDLPALAEALREWLEGREASGTWRPNVIKFSLNILDDIKPRAMTRDIDWGIPVPLDGWRDQPTKRLYVWFDAVVGYLSASVEWARRLGEPERWREWWNDPEALSYYFMGKDNITFHSQIWPAELLGYAGKGSRGGEPGEFGVLNLPTEVVSSEYLTMEGKQFSTSRGYVIYIRDVLDRYGPDAIRYYICAAGPENQDANFTWAEFVQRNNSELVAGWGNLVNRTASMIAKSFGEIPQPGVLEPVDEAIRSTVLAAFDTVGGLLARQRIKAAVAEAMRTVGEVNKYVTDTEPFKLKGEEQRERLATVLHTLAQCVSDLNTMLSPFLPSSSNAVHATFGGDGQFMPMPRLETVTGLDADDADRSYPVILGEYSTTPRWESRPVRVGATVNKPTPIFQKLDPTVVDDELARLRDDLAGDGEG, encoded by the coding sequence GTGACCAAAGTCCTCTCCGCCGTCGCCTGGCCGTATGCCAACGGCCCGCGGCATCTCGGCCACGTGGCCGGGTTCGCCGTGCCCTCCGACGTGTTCAGCCGGTACATGCGGATGGCGGGTCACGACGTGCTGATGGTCAGTGGCTCGGACGAGCACGGCACCCCCATCCTCGTGCTGGCCGACAAGGAGGGGGTCACGGCCCGAGAGCTGGTCGACAAGAACCACGCGATCATCGCCGGTGAGCTCGCCGACCTCGGCTGCTCCTACGACCTCTACACGCGCACGACCACGGCCAACCACTACGCCGTCGCGCAGGAGCTGTTCACCCAGGTCTGGAAGAACGGCTACATGGTCGAGCGCACCACCAAGGGCGCCATCTCCCCGTCGACCGGACGCACCCTGCCCGACCGCTACATCGAGGGCACCTGCCCGATCTGCGGCTACCCCGAGGCGCGCGGCGACCAGTGCGACAACTGTGGCAACCAGCTCGAGCCCGAGGACCTCAAGAACCCCCGCTCGAAGATCAACGGCGAGACCCCCGAGTTCATCGAGACCCAGCACTTCTTCCTCGACCTGCCCGCGCTCGCCGAGGCACTGCGTGAGTGGCTCGAGGGCCGCGAGGCGAGCGGCACCTGGCGACCCAACGTCATCAAGTTCTCCCTGAACATCCTCGACGACATCAAGCCGCGGGCGATGACGCGCGACATCGACTGGGGCATCCCCGTGCCGCTCGACGGCTGGCGCGACCAGCCGACCAAGCGCCTCTACGTCTGGTTCGACGCGGTCGTCGGCTACCTGTCGGCATCGGTCGAGTGGGCCCGCCGCCTCGGCGAGCCCGAGCGCTGGCGCGAGTGGTGGAACGACCCCGAGGCGTTGTCGTACTACTTCATGGGCAAGGACAACATCACCTTCCACTCCCAGATCTGGCCGGCCGAGCTGCTCGGGTATGCCGGCAAGGGCAGTCGCGGTGGTGAGCCCGGTGAGTTCGGGGTCCTGAACCTGCCGACCGAGGTCGTGTCGAGCGAGTACCTGACCATGGAGGGCAAGCAGTTCTCGACCTCGCGCGGGTATGTCATCTACATCCGCGACGTGCTCGACCGCTACGGCCCCGACGCGATCCGCTACTACATCTGCGCCGCGGGCCCCGAGAACCAGGACGCCAACTTCACGTGGGCCGAGTTCGTCCAGCGCAACAACTCCGAGCTCGTCGCGGGCTGGGGCAACCTGGTCAACCGCACCGCGTCCATGATCGCGAAGAGCTTCGGCGAGATCCCGCAGCCGGGCGTCCTCGAGCCGGTCGACGAGGCGATCCGCAGCACGGTGCTGGCCGCTTTCGACACCGTTGGCGGGTTGTTGGCCCGTCAGCGCATCAAGGCGGCCGTGGCCGAGGCGATGCGCACCGTCGGCGAGGTCAACAAGTACGTCACCGACACCGAGCCGTTCAAGCTCAAGGGTGAGGAGCAACGCGAGCGGCTGGCGACGGTCCTGCACACACTCGCCCAGTGCGTGAGCGACCTCAACACGATGCTCAGCCCGTTCCTGCCGAGCTCCTCCAACGCCGTGCACGCGACGTTCGGAGGCGACGGGCAGTTCATGCCGATGCCCAGGCTCGAGACCGTCACGGGCCTCGACGCCGACGATGCCGACCGCAGCTACCCGGTGATCCTGGGCGAGTACTCCACCACGCCGCGCTGGGAGTCGCGTCCGGTGCGGGTCGGCGCGACTGTGAACAAGCCCACACCGATCTTCCAGAAGCTCGACCCGACCGTCGTCGACGACGAGCTGGCACGCCTGCGCGACGACCTCGCTGGTGATGGCGAAGGCTGA
- a CDS encoding GAF domain-containing SpoIIE family protein phosphatase — translation MTEQAGDEPLGNRLTRLARVTASLVRAEDVATVVKIVVQQSADAVGATIASMSLRQGDDRVALMGLRGGLDGEEELFGSYPMSLRTPTTDVIRSGRRLMLSDRAEILARYPEIPNVDRGERSIVCLPLHVPTGTIGAIGLSFPGPRVLDAAELDFFEILADTCAQALVRINAENDAAERQAKLTFLAEASGELSSSLDYEATLAKVARLAVPTFADWCAIDLVRDGDLHRLAVAHVDPDKVELARELAERYPADRDAKNGPWHVLKTGESEMLEVTEEMLVAGARDAEHLRIARELNLRGAITVPLIARERVLGVITWVTAESGRVYTTDDLAFAEDLGKRAAIAIDNSELHSETLAAAVRLQHAVLPDSMPTVPGCDIAAFYSPSGRTDVGGDFYDVVVLDDGRLALFVGDVMGRGVAAAAAMAQMRSAALAYIALDPTPEVVLERLDRMLLQQGGDQLVTLVYLLVDLDRDELLVANAGHPAPVILRANGGHAQLPDADGTPLGIMRQERLPHAAPFHPGDTVLVFTDGLIERRTEDIDRGQARLLGALAALAAPDLDKGLHTVVSQVRDLTRDDDVAALAIRRQVR, via the coding sequence GTGACGGAGCAGGCAGGGGACGAGCCGCTGGGCAACCGGCTCACCCGGCTTGCCCGCGTGACGGCCTCGCTCGTGCGGGCCGAGGACGTCGCCACCGTCGTCAAGATCGTCGTTCAGCAGAGTGCCGATGCCGTTGGCGCGACGATCGCCTCGATGTCGCTGCGCCAGGGCGACGACCGGGTCGCCCTCATGGGGCTCAGGGGTGGCCTCGACGGCGAGGAAGAGCTCTTCGGGAGCTATCCGATGTCGCTGCGCACGCCGACGACCGACGTCATCCGGTCCGGGCGCCGGCTCATGCTCAGCGACCGGGCCGAGATCCTCGCGCGCTACCCGGAGATCCCGAATGTGGACCGCGGAGAGCGCTCGATCGTGTGTCTGCCTCTCCATGTGCCGACCGGAACGATCGGGGCGATCGGGCTGTCGTTTCCCGGACCCAGGGTCCTGGACGCCGCAGAGCTCGACTTCTTCGAGATCCTGGCCGACACCTGCGCTCAGGCGCTGGTGCGCATCAACGCCGAGAACGACGCGGCCGAGCGCCAGGCCAAGCTGACCTTCCTCGCGGAGGCCTCGGGCGAGCTCAGCAGCAGCCTCGACTACGAGGCCACCCTCGCCAAGGTCGCCCGCTTGGCCGTGCCCACCTTCGCGGACTGGTGCGCGATCGACCTCGTCCGGGATGGCGACCTGCACCGCCTGGCGGTGGCCCACGTCGACCCCGACAAGGTCGAGCTCGCCCGCGAGCTGGCCGAGCGCTACCCCGCCGACCGCGACGCCAAGAACGGCCCGTGGCACGTCCTCAAGACCGGTGAGAGCGAGATGCTGGAGGTCACCGAGGAGATGCTGGTGGCCGGCGCCCGCGATGCCGAGCACCTTCGGATCGCGCGCGAGCTCAACCTGCGTGGCGCCATCACCGTGCCGCTCATCGCCCGCGAACGCGTGCTGGGCGTCATCACCTGGGTGACGGCGGAGTCGGGACGCGTCTACACCACCGACGACCTGGCCTTCGCGGAGGACCTGGGCAAACGCGCCGCGATCGCCATCGACAACTCCGAGCTGCACAGCGAGACGCTCGCGGCAGCGGTGCGCCTCCAGCACGCCGTGCTGCCGGACTCGATGCCGACGGTGCCCGGCTGCGACATCGCCGCCTTCTACAGCCCGTCGGGTCGCACGGACGTGGGCGGCGACTTCTACGACGTCGTGGTGCTCGACGACGGTCGGCTCGCGCTGTTCGTCGGCGACGTCATGGGCCGGGGCGTTGCCGCGGCGGCGGCGATGGCACAGATGCGGTCAGCGGCGCTGGCGTACATCGCGCTCGACCCCACCCCCGAGGTGGTGCTCGAGCGCCTGGACCGCATGCTCCTGCAGCAGGGGGGCGACCAGCTGGTCACGCTGGTCTACCTGCTGGTCGACCTCGACCGCGACGAGCTCCTCGTCGCCAACGCAGGCCACCCCGCGCCGGTCATTCTGCGGGCGAATGGGGGCCACGCCCAGCTTCCGGACGCCGACGGCACCCCCTTGGGCATCATGCGCCAGGAGCGGCTCCCCCACGCTGCACCCTTTCACCCGGGGGACACCGTCCTCGTGTTCACCGACGGCCTCATCGAGCGGCGTACCGAGGACATCGACCGCGGCCAGGCACGGCTGCTCGGCGCCCTCGCAGCGTTGGCCGCTCCGGACCTCGACAAGGGGCTCCACACCGTGGTCTCGCAGGTCAGGGACCTGACCCGCGACGACGATGTCGCTGCGCTGGCGATTCGCCGACAGGTGCGCTGA
- a CDS encoding DUF4126 domain-containing protein, whose amino-acid sequence MFAALTGMGLSAAAGLNAYIPFLVVALIARFTDYLTLPQGYAWIESWWAIGIGAVLLLAEVVLDKIPAVDTVNDAVQTFIRPSMGGLIFAATSAAGNLDHSTWMTQNPWVGVVLGIVTSGLVHGGKTLARPAINAGTLGFGAPVASTVEDGASIGLSLVAVFVPVLVIVLLVALAWVLGWLWLTVRRWRRRRDRRTAVA is encoded by the coding sequence ATGTTCGCCGCTCTGACCGGCATGGGGCTGTCTGCGGCTGCGGGCCTGAACGCCTACATCCCGTTCCTGGTCGTCGCCCTCATCGCCCGGTTCACCGACTACCTGACCCTGCCCCAGGGGTATGCGTGGATCGAGTCGTGGTGGGCCATCGGGATCGGGGCGGTGCTGCTGCTCGCCGAGGTCGTGCTCGACAAGATCCCGGCGGTCGACACGGTCAATGACGCGGTGCAGACCTTCATCCGCCCCAGCATGGGCGGGCTGATCTTTGCTGCGACGTCGGCTGCCGGAAACCTCGACCACTCCACCTGGATGACGCAGAACCCCTGGGTGGGGGTGGTCCTGGGCATCGTGACCTCGGGCCTGGTCCACGGCGGCAAGACCCTCGCCCGGCCAGCCATCAACGCCGGCACACTCGGGTTCGGGGCTCCCGTCGCGTCGACCGTCGAGGACGGCGCGTCCATCGGGCTGAGCCTCGTGGCCGTGTTCGTGCCGGTCCTGGTCATCGTGCTGCTCGTCGCCCTGGCGTGGGTGCTCGGGTGGCTGTGGCTGACCGTCCGACGGTGGCGCCGCCGGCGCGACCGACGCACGGCGGTCGCGTGA